TCCGTCATTCCCATAGAGAGATACAGCATTTGTACTCGTGGTAAATTTAAAGCAGCGATCTGATTAAACATTTGTCGTACAATACGAAAATAGGGGCGATAATCTTCAGGGTTTGTCAATAGAGGCCCCATCGTCATTAATCCCTGTACCCTGATGCTATCGAACGTAGAAAGCTGTTTTATAAACTTCTCAATTATTTCCGGCATAATGCCAGATTTCTTTGTTTCTTTCCCGCTATTCACTTCGACTAAAACCGACATAATTTTACCTATAGAAACGCACTCTTTGTTGATAAGTGAGGCTAAATCGAGGCTGTCGACAGTTTCTATCATGTCAAACATTGCTACAATGCGCCCGATTTTGTTCCGCTGAAGGCGCCCAATATAATGCCATGAGGCTTTGTTGCCAATGATCTGAAAAGCTCTTTCCGCATCTTTAAGGTAATTCTCGCCGATAATGGTTGCACCTGCATTCACGCATTCGCTGACCTCTGCCGGAGTGCGATTTTTGGCCGCTACTACCAATTGCGTTTCCGGGCTAAGCTCCTGGAGTAGTTCTCTTGTCTTGTTTTCAATACTCAAATTCTGATAACCGCCTTTAATCGGAAGTATTGTCGATCATTTTCTGCTTGCTAATATGTTTGGTAAGTAACTTCTCCAACTGTCCATTTCTAATGATAGCAGTCAATTGTTCCTGACTAATTAATTTAGCAGCCAGCTGGCTTTTAATTTCATCTGCAACCTCAAAAACTTCACGACAATACGGGCACGACATAAATTGTTTTTTAGAATATTCGAAAGTTGGAACTAAGTACAGGGTAAATTTTTTCCGCTCTTGCTCAACA
The Dehalococcoidales bacterium DNA segment above includes these coding regions:
- a CDS encoding YggS family pyridoxal phosphate-dependent enzyme — translated: MSIENKTRELLQELSPETQLVVAAKNRTPAEVSECVNAGATIIGENYLKDAERAFQIIGNKASWHYIGRLQRNKIGRIVAMFDMIETVDSLDLASLINKECVSIGKIMSVLVEVNSGKETKKSGIMPEIIEKFIKQLSTFDSIRVQGLMTMGPLLTNPEDYRPYFRIVRQMFNQIAALNLPRVQMLYLSMGMTDSYRVAIEEGANIVRIGSKIFGPRV
- a CDS encoding zinc-ribbon domain-containing protein, which produces MFFFLIGSKGYKDRLGYIATTCPECRMRGLFTVEQERKKFTLYLVPTFEYSKKQFMSCPYCREVFEVADEIKSQLAAKLISQEQLTAIIRNGQLEKLLTKHISKQKMIDNTSD